Proteins encoded by one window of Aphidius gifuensis isolate YNYX2018 linkage group LG2, ASM1490517v1, whole genome shotgun sequence:
- the LOC122849124 gene encoding CD63 antigen-like yields the protein MVSGGMACIKYILFAFNFAFAICGVACIAVGGWIVAQYKGYSNFVDNWFYAAPIIILVVGIIVFLVSFFGCCGAVKENHCMIITFSVLLLVILALEVGAGISGYMMRRNIGTMLQQRMNNTLHEYETNDDVKNSWDVMQHDLGCCGINSSSDWWPKPYKHPRLPLSCCHEVPATKECEYNAVGAFNEGCMTKLKAKFEGNALKIGIAVLVMAFIQLVGVFFACCLARSIRREYETVETTAH from the exons ATGGTGTCTGGAGGAATGGCTTGTATTAAATACATACTTTTTGCATTCAATTTTGCGTTTGCT atttGTGGAGTTGCTTGTATCGCTGTCGGTGGATGGATAGTTGCACAATACAAGGGATACagtaattttgttgataattggTTTTATGCTGCACCAATAATAATTCTAGTCGTTGGTATTATTGTCTTCCTGGTATCATTCTTCGGTTGCTGTGGTGCTGTTAAAGAAAATCATTGCATGATAATAact tTTTCGGTACTTCTGCTTGTCATACTTGCTTTGGAAGTTGGAGCTGGTATTTCTGGTTACATGATGCGTCGTAATATTGGAACAATGTTACAACAACGTATGAATAATACTCTACACGAATATGAAACCaatgatgatgttaaaaattcaTGGGACGTCATGCAACACGat ttgggATGTTGTGGAATCAATAGCTCAAGTGACTGGTGGCCAAAGCCATATAAACATCCACGTTTACCACTTTCGTGCTGTCATGAAGTTCCAGCAACTAAAGAATGTGAATATAATGCCGTGGGTGCTTTTAATGAAGGTTGTATGACAAAACTAAAAGCGAAATTTGAGGGCAATGCTTTGAAAATTGGAATTGCCGTTCTTGTTATGGCATTTATTCag CTTGTTGGAGTATTTTTTGCTTGCTGTTTGGCACGATCAATTCGTCGTGAATACGAGACTGT CGAGACCACGGCACACTGA